One genomic segment of Clostridium estertheticum subsp. estertheticum includes these proteins:
- a CDS encoding MFS transporter: MKKQSFYSALDKDRKYILNCCFFVFAVNGLYAMILGSLLPIISSEYGLNNTMSGLLLSAHQVGNLISGFIAGVLPLYLGRKKAIMFLCSFVIMGFLIMILTGNPVLLILGFLFTGISRGSISNFNNTVVNEVSGSSSAALNFLHSIFAVGALAAPFLVIICTNMAGDFGWKIASVVIIILACISIYLFSKMKIGETAKKMKQIKVYYKFMKNKFFWITAGIMFFYLCAEATINGWLVKYFIDSNIMTIQYAQVLASLLWIVILIGRLTCAFLGDKVSKKKLLLVTSLGTVAFYLLLLSSQNITIITIAIMGLGFSMAGIYPTTVSSVGKIIKDYPMSMGVLLMVGGIGAIIMPIITGALSDAFGIFAGMSAIILAIVLMIVCVVLSVTSSNGIA, translated from the coding sequence ATGAAAAAGCAATCATTCTACTCAGCGCTTGATAAAGACAGGAAGTACATTTTAAATTGTTGCTTTTTTGTTTTTGCAGTCAATGGGCTATATGCCATGATTTTAGGTTCGCTTTTGCCAATTATTAGTAGTGAGTATGGTCTAAACAATACAATGAGCGGTCTTTTACTTTCAGCTCATCAAGTAGGTAACCTAATATCGGGATTTATTGCAGGTGTGTTACCTCTTTATTTAGGAAGAAAAAAAGCTATAATGTTTTTATGTAGTTTTGTTATTATGGGCTTTTTAATAATGATTTTGACAGGTAATCCAGTGTTACTCATTTTAGGATTCTTGTTTACTGGAATAAGTAGGGGGAGCATCTCTAATTTTAACAACACCGTTGTAAATGAGGTGTCCGGAAGTAGCTCAGCAGCACTTAATTTTTTACATAGTATTTTTGCAGTTGGAGCTTTAGCTGCTCCGTTTTTAGTAATTATATGTACAAATATGGCGGGTGATTTTGGCTGGAAAATAGCTTCAGTCGTTATTATTATTCTTGCATGTATCTCTATTTATCTATTTTCAAAAATGAAAATAGGGGAGACAGCAAAAAAAATGAAACAAATCAAAGTATATTATAAATTTATGAAAAACAAATTTTTTTGGATTACAGCTGGTATTATGTTTTTTTATTTATGTGCAGAGGCAACTATAAATGGGTGGTTGGTTAAATATTTTATAGATTCAAATATTATGACTATACAATATGCTCAAGTGCTTGCTTCACTGTTATGGATAGTCATACTTATTGGAAGGTTAACCTGTGCGTTTTTAGGGGACAAGGTATCTAAGAAAAAATTACTTTTAGTAACAAGCCTTGGGACCGTCGCATTTTATTTGTTGTTGTTATCGTCTCAGAATATAACAATTATAACAATAGCCATAATGGGATTAGGATTTTCTATGGCAGGCATATATCCTACAACAGTTTCAAGTGTCGGGAAAATTATTAAGGATTACCCTATGTCAATGGGAGTACTCCTTATGGTTGGGGGTATTGGAGCTATTATAATGCCAATTATAACAGGCGCATTATCTGACGCTTTTGGGATTTTTGCTGGTATGAGTGCAATTATACTTGCGATTGTCTTGATGATAGTTTGCGTTGTCTTAAGTGTGACAAGCAGCAATGGAATTGCTTAG